The Phycisphaeraceae bacterium genome has a window encoding:
- a CDS encoding DUF2924 domain-containing protein, which produces MSQLGRMTVTELRRKYAEVFGEETPSYHKAYLVRRIAWRVQANTEGDLAERAQRLRERALEIADDADLRTQASGPARPPARRSLRRMTHASQ; this is translated from the coding sequence ATGAGCCAGCTCGGGCGCATGACGGTGACGGAACTGCGGCGGAAGTACGCCGAGGTGTTCGGCGAGGAGACGCCCTCCTATCACAAGGCATACCTCGTTCGCCGGATCGCGTGGCGCGTGCAGGCCAACACCGAGGGCGATCTCGCGGAGCGGGCGCAGCGGCTCCGCGAGCGGGCACTCGAGATCGCGGACGACGCCGACCTGCGGACGCAAGCATCCGGTCCGGCGCGGCCGCCGGCCCGGCGCTCCTTGCGGCGCATGACACACGCCTCCCAATAA
- a CDS encoding efflux RND transporter periplasmic adaptor subunit, which produces MFRVILIGLAVALMSMSACRRNAPQEGRASSDAPAAPSNRVDIPAMVRQNLGITFARVERRVVSRTLRVPGRFELLPTARREYVAAIPGRVELLVSQFDRVEAGTPLYRIDSPRWREMQRELADAEAALRLAQAAADSIDPLLEAHEAHHAEIEKAVELWSARVEALERLRAAGGARGDEVSAALASLAAARSDLAETLEKEAELDARRKVSAAALDAANMRLVFLHEAAATMTGLSAAELRALSPSGRNDEPRPRWATLDSIEVRSLAPGVIERLDVVSGGVVNEHAPVLSIVQPEQVRFRAVGLQSDLPRLTDGQPATVVPAQERVPGLRSDAHGGVVTGTLTIAPTADPERRTVDLILTPRTGTPLADGPSWVRAGVAAFLEIVTQGSGGEELAIPLRCIVRDGTQAIIFRRDPANPDKVIRMEADLGVDDGRWVVIQSGVAQGNEVVLDGAYQLMVATSGNITRGGHFHADGTFHEGDD; this is translated from the coding sequence ATGTTTCGAGTGATTCTCATCGGACTCGCCGTGGCTCTCATGAGCATGAGCGCCTGTCGCCGGAACGCGCCGCAGGAAGGGCGAGCTTCTTCTGACGCCCCTGCTGCTCCCTCCAACCGCGTGGACATTCCCGCGATGGTGCGCCAGAACCTGGGCATCACGTTCGCCAGAGTAGAACGGCGCGTCGTGTCGCGAACACTCCGCGTGCCGGGTCGCTTCGAACTGCTGCCCACCGCGCGGCGGGAGTACGTGGCGGCGATTCCCGGCCGGGTTGAGCTGCTCGTCAGCCAGTTCGATCGTGTCGAGGCGGGCACGCCGCTCTACCGCATCGACTCCCCCCGCTGGCGCGAGATGCAGCGTGAGCTGGCCGACGCTGAAGCCGCGCTGCGTCTGGCGCAGGCGGCGGCGGACAGCATTGACCCGTTGCTGGAGGCCCATGAGGCGCATCATGCCGAGATTGAAAAGGCGGTCGAGTTATGGAGCGCCCGCGTCGAGGCGCTGGAGCGGCTGCGGGCCGCCGGAGGCGCCCGGGGTGACGAGGTGTCCGCGGCGCTGGCGTCGCTGGCCGCCGCCCGATCCGACCTCGCCGAGACGCTGGAGAAGGAGGCGGAGCTGGACGCCAGGCGCAAGGTGTCGGCCGCCGCGCTTGACGCCGCGAACATGCGGCTGGTCTTTCTGCATGAAGCCGCCGCCACGATGACCGGCCTTTCCGCCGCCGAGCTTCGGGCGCTGTCGCCGTCCGGGCGGAACGACGAACCGCGCCCGCGATGGGCGACGCTCGACTCCATCGAAGTGCGGTCGCTCGCGCCCGGCGTCATCGAGCGTCTGGACGTGGTGTCAGGCGGCGTGGTGAACGAACACGCTCCCGTGCTTTCGATCGTGCAGCCGGAGCAGGTGCGCTTCCGCGCGGTGGGGCTGCAGAGCGACCTGCCGCGACTGACGGATGGCCAGCCCGCCACCGTGGTTCCGGCGCAGGAGCGCGTGCCCGGTCTGCGCAGCGACGCCCACGGTGGGGTCGTCACGGGAACGCTCACGATCGCGCCGACCGCCGATCCCGAGCGGCGCACCGTGGACCTGATTCTCACGCCCAGGACAGGCACGCCTCTGGCGGATGGGCCTTCCTGGGTCCGGGCCGGGGTCGCGGCATTCCTCGAGATCGTGACCCAGGGAAGCGGCGGTGAGGAACTGGCGATTCCCCTGCGATGCATCGTGCGCGACGGCACGCAGGCCATCATCTTCCGCCGCGACCCGGCCAACCCGGACAAGGTCATCCGCATGGAGGCGGACCTGGGGGTGGATGACGGACGCTGGGTGGTCATCCAGAGCGGCGTCGCCCAGGGCAACGAAGTGGTGCTGGACGGCGCGTACCAGCTGATGGTGGCCACCAGCGGCAACATCACCAGGGGCGGTCACTTCCACGCCGACGGAACCTTCCACGAGGGAGACGACTGA
- a CDS encoding efflux RND transporter permease subunit produces the protein MLRHLISFSLKQSSLVLLVAAAMLIYTVIRLPSMPVDVFPELNAPTVVILTEAGGLAADEVEQYVTFPLESAVNGLPGVRRVRSASAISLSLVWVEFDWGTDIYRARQLVGERMASAADALPPGVEPVMTPITSITGEIMLLAVSSPDRSVSDLDLRAYAEFDLRNKLLAIPGVSQVSAIGGELPEYQINVRQDHLSLYGLTIADVAEAARKAHSTASAGYLTDVDRAEMPMRQAARVTGVRDIASTIVTMKDGLPITIGEVAEVTLGGAPKRGTAANQGVPAVVLTIQKSPGVNTLMLTRRIDDALAQIEQSAPKGVFINKEVFRQSHFIQRSVDNVTRVLIEATVIVTVILILFLLNVRTTIITLTALPLSLAATLLAMDWLGQTLNVMTLGGLAVAIGVLVDDAIIDVENVHRRLRENAALPKDARQGVVETIFRASNEIRPAMVFATVIIVIVFIPLLFLEGIEGRFFAPLAATYMVSILASLVVALTVTPAMCKLLLRGGAAAGRAKAEQEHAHGDGFLVRWLKRRYEPSLRWSLRHRAFVLGAALVATIASLALARTFGTTFLPEFREGSLTVFVSSPPGTSLAESDRAAMGIEQRLMALDGVLSVTRRTGRAERDEHAEPVSNSEIDIMLRPGADYAAVRRGVAAIAQAVPGVTVQIGQPIEHRLSHILSGTPAAIAINVYGEDLPTLRALARRIENELRTIPGARDVTANREVMVTSVPIRYRHQELAAAGLTPADAAEQVRMALYGEEVAQVNQGVRRYSMVVRLDAGERERIEQVQDLLLRGTAEDNKPGPTVRLRDVADVGPEKTPNIIARENGQRKAVISCNVADGYNLGDLVEQVKQRVEPIVHREGYLVEFGGQFEAQQSASRTLLVAGVGIAIVMLMLLQLSTGSLRVAALVMVNLPLATIGGIAAIFITDSLMHAGLVRNTLALFGLGASVYQPPVLSIAGMVGFITLFGIAVRNGILLVNHYRHLADGGAPIGEAIVQGSMERLSPILMTALCAALGLLPLALAAGQPGSELLAPLAVVVLGGLITSTLLNLIVVPAGYALLMSAVKPDTRTSS, from the coding sequence ATGCTCAGGCACCTGATTTCATTCTCACTCAAACAGTCATCGCTGGTGCTGCTGGTCGCCGCCGCGATGCTGATCTACACGGTGATCCGGCTGCCCTCGATGCCGGTGGACGTGTTCCCCGAGCTCAACGCGCCCACGGTGGTGATCCTGACCGAAGCCGGCGGTCTGGCCGCGGACGAGGTGGAGCAGTACGTCACGTTCCCCCTGGAGTCGGCGGTGAACGGACTGCCGGGCGTGCGCCGCGTGCGTTCGGCCTCGGCCATCTCGCTTTCTCTCGTGTGGGTCGAGTTCGACTGGGGCACCGACATCTACCGGGCCCGTCAACTGGTGGGCGAGCGCATGGCGAGCGCGGCGGACGCCCTGCCGCCCGGCGTCGAACCGGTGATGACGCCGATCACCAGCATCACCGGCGAGATCATGCTGCTGGCCGTCTCCTCGCCCGACCGGAGCGTGAGCGACCTGGACCTGCGGGCCTACGCCGAGTTCGATCTGCGCAACAAGCTGCTGGCGATCCCGGGCGTGTCGCAGGTGTCGGCCATCGGCGGCGAACTGCCCGAGTACCAGATCAACGTGCGTCAGGACCACCTGTCGCTCTACGGATTGACCATCGCGGACGTCGCCGAGGCCGCCCGCAAGGCCCACAGCACGGCCAGCGCGGGCTACCTGACCGACGTGGATCGAGCCGAGATGCCGATGCGTCAGGCCGCCCGCGTCACCGGTGTGCGCGACATCGCTTCGACCATCGTGACCATGAAGGACGGACTTCCCATCACCATCGGCGAGGTCGCCGAGGTGACGCTGGGCGGGGCGCCCAAGCGCGGCACCGCGGCCAATCAGGGCGTGCCCGCGGTGGTGCTGACCATCCAGAAGTCGCCCGGCGTCAACACCCTCATGCTGACCAGGCGGATCGACGACGCCCTGGCGCAGATCGAACAATCCGCCCCCAAGGGCGTCTTCATCAACAAGGAGGTCTTCCGCCAGAGCCACTTCATCCAGCGCTCGGTGGACAACGTGACCAGGGTGCTCATCGAGGCCACGGTCATCGTAACGGTGATCCTGATTCTCTTCCTGCTCAACGTGCGGACGACGATCATCACGCTCACCGCGCTTCCGCTTTCGCTGGCCGCCACCCTGCTGGCCATGGACTGGCTGGGGCAGACCCTCAACGTGATGACGCTGGGAGGCCTGGCGGTGGCGATCGGCGTGCTGGTGGATGACGCGATCATCGACGTGGAGAACGTCCATCGACGCCTTCGTGAGAACGCCGCGTTGCCGAAGGACGCGAGGCAAGGCGTCGTGGAGACGATCTTCCGCGCCAGCAACGAGATCCGCCCGGCCATGGTGTTCGCCACGGTCATCATCGTGATCGTCTTCATCCCGCTCCTGTTCCTGGAAGGCATTGAGGGACGCTTTTTCGCGCCGCTGGCGGCGACGTACATGGTCTCGATCCTGGCCTCGCTGGTGGTCGCCCTGACGGTAACGCCCGCGATGTGCAAACTGCTGCTCCGCGGTGGAGCGGCCGCGGGACGCGCGAAGGCGGAACAAGAGCATGCTCACGGCGACGGCTTCCTGGTCCGCTGGCTCAAGCGGCGATACGAGCCGTCGCTGCGATGGTCGCTGAGGCATCGCGCGTTTGTGCTGGGCGCCGCGCTGGTCGCCACCATCGCATCACTGGCGCTGGCGCGCACGTTCGGCACCACGTTTCTGCCCGAGTTCCGCGAAGGGTCGCTCACGGTGTTCGTCTCATCGCCGCCCGGCACCTCCCTGGCCGAGAGCGACCGCGCCGCCATGGGAATCGAGCAGCGACTCATGGCGCTCGACGGCGTGCTCAGCGTCACGCGCCGCACCGGGCGCGCCGAACGCGACGAGCACGCCGAACCGGTGAGCAACAGCGAGATCGACATCATGCTCCGTCCCGGCGCCGACTACGCCGCCGTGCGACGGGGCGTCGCGGCCATCGCCCAGGCCGTCCCCGGCGTGACAGTGCAGATCGGCCAGCCCATCGAGCACCGACTGTCGCACATCCTTTCGGGTACGCCGGCGGCCATCGCCATCAACGTGTACGGCGAGGACCTGCCCACGCTGCGCGCCCTGGCGCGACGGATTGAGAACGAGCTGCGGACCATCCCCGGAGCGCGCGACGTGACCGCCAACCGCGAAGTCATGGTGACCAGCGTGCCCATTCGCTATCGGCACCAGGAACTTGCCGCCGCCGGACTGACGCCCGCGGACGCCGCCGAGCAGGTGCGGATGGCGCTGTACGGCGAGGAAGTCGCCCAGGTCAATCAGGGCGTGCGACGCTACTCGATGGTGGTGCGGCTCGACGCCGGCGAGCGCGAGCGAATCGAACAGGTGCAGGATCTGCTGCTGCGAGGAACGGCGGAGGACAACAAGCCCGGTCCCACCGTCCGCCTGCGCGACGTGGCTGACGTCGGTCCTGAGAAGACGCCCAACATCATCGCCCGCGAGAACGGGCAGCGCAAGGCCGTCATCTCCTGCAACGTCGCCGATGGGTACAACCTCGGCGACCTCGTCGAGCAGGTGAAGCAGCGCGTCGAGCCCATCGTGCATCGCGAGGGCTACCTCGTCGAGTTCGGCGGGCAGTTCGAGGCCCAGCAGTCGGCCAGCCGAACGCTGCTGGTCGCAGGCGTGGGCATCGCGATCGTCATGCTCATGCTGCTTCAGCTTTCCACGGGGTCGCTCCGAGTCGCGGCGCTGGTGATGGTCAACCTGCCCCTGGCGACCATCGGCGGCATCGCGGCGATCTTCATCACCGACTCGCTGATGCATGCCGGACTGGTGCGAAACACGCTCGCCCTGTTCGGGCTTGGCGCGTCGGTGTACCAGCCGCCCGTGCTGTCGATCGCCGGCATGGTTGGTTTCATCACGCTCTTCGGCATCGCGGTGCGAAACGGCATCCTGCTCGTCAACCACTACAGGCATCTGGCGGACGGGGGCGCGCCGATCGGCGAGGCGATCGTGCAGGGCTCGATGGAGCGGCTGTCGCCGATCCTGATGACCGCGCTCTGCGCCGCGCTGGGTCTGCTTCCGCTCGCCCTCGCCGCCGGCCAGCCCGGCAGCGAACTGCTCGCCCCCCTCGCCGTGGTCGTGCTCGGCGGACTGATCACCTCCACGCTTCTCAATCTCATCGTCGTTCCCGCGGGCTACGCGCTGCTGATGAGCGCCGTGAAGCCCGACACTCGTACATCCTCATGA
- the cas2 gene encoding CRISPR-associated endonuclease Cas2, with protein MWVVTMFDLPVDTKAARRQYALFRKFLLQDGFAKMQFSVYIRHCASEENADVHIQRVQKHIPPDGEVRIITITDKQFERMRVFWGKRRTAPEQAPKQLELF; from the coding sequence ATGTGGGTTGTGACGATGTTCGATCTTCCGGTGGATACCAAGGCGGCCCGCCGCCAGTACGCCCTGTTTCGGAAGTTCCTGCTGCAGGACGGCTTCGCCAAGATGCAGTTTTCAGTGTATATCCGCCACTGCGCCAGTGAGGAGAACGCCGATGTCCACATCCAGCGGGTGCAGAAACACATCCCGCCGGACGGCGAGGTCCGCATCATCACAATCACGGACAAGCAGTTCGAGCGGATGCGTGTTTTCTGGGGAAAACGGCGCACCGCCCCCGAACAGGCCCCGAAGCAGCTGGAACTTTTCTAG
- the cas1 gene encoding type II CRISPR-associated endonuclease Cas1 produces MIKRTVEISQKPAHLSVRLDQLLIQPHDVPEGVGTSSIPCEDLGILVVDHSQCTYSHHALARIAEHGGVLVVCGRDHLPAAVLLPLADHNEVVWRINDQLGVSRPLRKQLWRQIVQAKIRAQAGNLPRGDTRSRLLEMARDVRSGDPTNMEAQAAKVYWSAWLAAEAIEGVARKTEKCQPTGMDAQRFRRDPDGTDPLNVMLNYGYAVLRASVARAIIGAGLLPAIGIHHSSRSNPFCLADDLVEPLRPIVDRRVRQLYVIHARRELNQPTKAGILQVLGEPVATGGETGPLMVAVQRMVVSFLKCLRDVTDGLCVPMLPPIEGGEAP; encoded by the coding sequence ATGATCAAGCGCACCGTTGAGATTTCCCAGAAGCCAGCCCACCTGTCGGTTCGCCTCGACCAGTTGCTCATCCAGCCGCACGATGTCCCCGAGGGCGTCGGGACAAGCTCGATCCCCTGTGAAGACCTGGGCATCCTGGTGGTCGATCACAGCCAGTGCACCTATTCGCATCATGCCCTGGCTCGCATCGCGGAGCATGGCGGCGTTCTCGTGGTGTGCGGCCGGGATCACCTGCCCGCGGCGGTGCTGCTGCCGCTGGCGGATCACAACGAGGTCGTCTGGCGAATCAACGACCAGCTGGGCGTCTCCCGTCCGTTGCGAAAGCAACTCTGGCGGCAGATCGTGCAGGCCAAGATTCGCGCCCAGGCCGGGAATCTCCCGCGTGGTGATACGCGCTCGCGCCTGTTGGAAATGGCCCGCGACGTGCGCTCGGGCGACCCGACCAACATGGAGGCCCAGGCGGCCAAGGTCTACTGGTCCGCCTGGCTGGCGGCGGAGGCGATCGAGGGCGTCGCCCGCAAGACGGAGAAGTGTCAGCCGACGGGGATGGACGCCCAACGATTCCGGCGCGACCCTGACGGGACCGACCCGCTCAACGTGATGCTGAACTACGGCTACGCGGTATTGCGGGCCAGCGTGGCGCGGGCGATCATCGGGGCCGGGCTGCTGCCCGCCATCGGCATCCACCACTCCAGCCGCTCCAACCCCTTCTGCCTGGCGGATGACCTGGTGGAGCCGCTGCGGCCGATCGTCGATCGCCGGGTCCGTCAGTTGTATGTGATCCACGCCCGCCGCGAACTCAACCAGCCCACCAAGGCGGGCATCCTGCAGGTGCTGGGTGAGCCGGTCGCCACGGGGGGTGAAACCGGACCGCTCATGGTCGCCGTCCAGCGAATGGTCGTGTCGTTCCTCAAGTGCCTCCGTGACGTGACGGACGGGCTATGCGTGCCGATGCTGCCGCCGATCGAGGGGGGCGAGGCGCCATGA
- the cas9 gene encoding type II CRISPR RNA-guided endonuclease Cas9 (Cas9, originally named Csn1, is the large, multifunctional signature protein of type II CRISPR/Cas systems. It is well known even to general audiences because its RNA-guided endonuclease activity has made it a popular tool for custom editing of eukaryotic genomes.), which yields MSTMTLGLDLGPTSIGWALVDEEEGRIVATGVRVFPEGVDRDQQGAEHPKNEQRRIARGMRRQIARRARRKKALRAALVEAGLYPAEPAEQGRLDALDPYVLRRRALTEALVPFEFGRILIHLNQRRGFLSNRREDRKRRKETSELLNEISSLAASIEEAGHETLGQHFASIRAGNPRERVRGHHTRRDMYEREFDLLWDRQHVHHPQLLTDQLKYGDAGRQSFPKEPDPPARKGRSLLQRFGLHGIIFFQRPMYWPKSVIGRCELHPREKRCPRADRAAQRFRLLQEVNNLRILDTTTGEERALESHERALLIEYLRVAKERTFDQIRKMFSKKLDWPESIRFNLERGDRSKLLGMPTDAILSAKSLFGKAWHDRTEDEKNRIVRTLLHATEEVVRHRAVTEWGLSEEAAEELLDTDLEGKESKGYSSLCVTAIEQLLPHLERGLLLMTKDGTPSALSEAGYLRPDQRVINQCDWLPEPPEITNPIVRAALHEVRKVVNAIIREYGRPNRIRLELAREAKGSEATRARKTREMRENEARRDEAAERLREWHVPVTRESIERYLLWTEQHRECIYSGRPISQAQLFGGEVDVDHILPYSRSLDNSMMNRVLCFRRENAEKRDRTPHEWLAESNPAKYESILQRSNRLPYPKARRFRDREVSLDSFFARQFVDTTYITTQVHQYLECLGTEILCINGVHTAELRRHWGLNSVLRHDDLDLKNRDDHRHHAVDAIVVALTDRSRLQNLARVRRQGGTETTGEVLDEPWENFRTDVEAAVNAINVSHRPRRRVKGALHEETIYGPTSQSGEFAVRKPIESLTVSMIDDIRDESIRALVKSRVERFSERIKGQTIPKEVWQEPLKMKSGVPIKKVRLIRRDLTIQPIRGGSACVKPGRLHHACIFEYQDERAKIRRDAVYVTLLEAVRRKREGEPIISRVHPERPDAKFIMSLSPGDMLLAEFRGSVRPVIVSTLVSTQKRVHIVDARDARQSAQRDDEGKTPSSLKGRKIIVDPIGRIRWAND from the coding sequence ATGTCCACGATGACACTTGGCCTCGACCTCGGTCCCACGTCCATCGGCTGGGCGTTGGTCGATGAGGAAGAAGGCAGGATCGTCGCCACCGGGGTTCGCGTCTTTCCTGAGGGGGTTGATCGCGACCAGCAGGGAGCGGAGCATCCCAAGAACGAACAGCGTCGCATCGCCCGCGGGATGCGCCGCCAGATCGCCCGCCGAGCCCGCAGAAAGAAGGCGTTACGGGCGGCCCTTGTCGAAGCGGGGCTGTACCCAGCCGAGCCCGCTGAGCAGGGGCGTCTCGATGCGCTCGATCCGTATGTGCTCCGCCGACGTGCGCTCACTGAGGCGCTGGTGCCGTTCGAGTTCGGTCGCATTCTCATCCACCTGAATCAGCGTCGTGGGTTCTTGTCCAATCGCCGGGAGGATCGAAAGCGCAGGAAGGAAACCTCAGAGCTCCTCAACGAGATCAGTTCGCTCGCAGCCAGCATCGAGGAGGCAGGACACGAAACCCTTGGCCAGCATTTCGCCTCTATTCGCGCCGGAAACCCCCGTGAGCGCGTGCGGGGCCACCACACCCGTCGCGACATGTACGAGAGGGAGTTCGATCTGCTTTGGGATCGTCAGCATGTCCATCACCCACAACTGCTGACCGATCAACTGAAGTACGGCGATGCAGGCAGACAGAGCTTTCCGAAGGAGCCCGACCCGCCAGCACGCAAAGGGCGATCACTCCTTCAGCGATTCGGCCTCCACGGCATCATCTTTTTCCAGCGGCCGATGTACTGGCCCAAGTCTGTGATCGGGCGATGCGAACTCCATCCGCGTGAGAAGAGGTGTCCGAGGGCCGATCGTGCCGCGCAACGATTCCGACTGCTCCAGGAGGTGAATAATCTCCGCATTCTTGATACCACCACAGGTGAGGAGCGAGCCCTCGAAAGCCATGAGCGGGCGCTCTTGATCGAGTATCTCCGGGTCGCGAAGGAACGGACCTTTGACCAGATCCGGAAGATGTTCAGCAAGAAACTCGATTGGCCCGAGTCCATTCGGTTCAACCTGGAACGAGGTGATCGCTCCAAACTGCTCGGCATGCCCACCGATGCAATCCTCAGCGCCAAGTCGCTCTTTGGAAAGGCGTGGCATGATCGAACTGAGGACGAGAAGAACCGCATCGTTCGGACACTACTTCACGCGACCGAGGAGGTCGTTCGACACCGGGCAGTGACAGAGTGGGGACTGAGCGAGGAGGCGGCGGAGGAACTCCTCGACACCGATCTTGAAGGAAAGGAGTCGAAGGGATACAGCTCATTGTGCGTCACTGCGATCGAGCAACTCCTGCCGCACTTGGAGCGTGGGCTATTGCTGATGACCAAAGACGGCACGCCGTCAGCGCTTTCCGAAGCGGGTTATCTCAGACCCGACCAGCGCGTCATCAACCAGTGCGACTGGCTGCCCGAACCGCCGGAGATCACCAATCCAATCGTCCGTGCCGCGCTGCACGAAGTTCGGAAGGTCGTCAACGCCATCATCCGCGAGTACGGAAGGCCGAATCGAATCCGACTCGAGTTGGCCAGGGAAGCCAAGGGAAGCGAGGCGACCAGAGCCCGGAAGACTCGCGAGATGCGTGAGAACGAAGCGCGAAGGGATGAGGCGGCCGAGCGTCTGCGAGAATGGCATGTTCCCGTCACCCGCGAATCGATCGAACGGTACCTTCTTTGGACCGAGCAGCATCGGGAGTGCATTTACTCCGGTCGCCCGATCAGCCAGGCGCAACTCTTCGGCGGGGAAGTGGACGTGGACCACATCCTGCCCTACTCCCGTTCGCTCGACAACTCGATGATGAATCGAGTGCTGTGCTTCCGGAGGGAGAACGCAGAAAAGAGAGATCGCACCCCGCATGAGTGGCTTGCAGAAAGCAACCCCGCGAAGTACGAATCCATTCTGCAGCGATCGAACCGCCTGCCTTACCCGAAGGCCCGCCGGTTTCGTGATCGTGAGGTATCGCTGGATTCGTTCTTCGCCCGTCAGTTCGTGGACACGACGTACATCACCACACAGGTGCATCAGTACCTTGAGTGTCTTGGAACCGAGATTCTCTGCATCAACGGCGTACACACGGCGGAGCTTCGGCGCCATTGGGGCTTGAACTCGGTTCTTCGTCACGATGACCTTGATCTCAAGAATCGAGACGATCACCGGCATCATGCGGTCGATGCCATCGTCGTCGCTTTGACGGATCGTTCACGGCTGCAGAATCTGGCACGGGTTCGGCGTCAGGGCGGAACAGAGACCACGGGCGAAGTGCTTGATGAGCCGTGGGAGAACTTCCGGACGGATGTCGAGGCGGCAGTAAACGCGATCAATGTCTCCCACCGACCCCGCAGACGAGTCAAGGGGGCGCTTCACGAAGAAACTATCTATGGACCGACGTCCCAATCTGGTGAATTTGCAGTAAGGAAACCGATCGAGTCGCTGACGGTATCCATGATCGACGATATTCGCGATGAGTCGATTCGAGCACTGGTCAAGTCTCGCGTGGAGCGATTCTCGGAGAGGATCAAGGGACAAACGATCCCGAAAGAAGTGTGGCAGGAACCGCTGAAGATGAAGTCGGGCGTTCCGATCAAGAAGGTTCGTCTGATCCGCCGCGATCTAACGATCCAGCCGATTCGTGGCGGCAGCGCGTGCGTGAAGCCCGGACGACTTCATCACGCGTGTATTTTCGAGTATCAGGATGAACGCGCGAAGATTCGTCGCGATGCTGTGTACGTCACCTTGCTCGAAGCGGTGAGGCGGAAGCGCGAAGGAGAGCCGATTATCAGTCGTGTTCATCCGGAGCGACCTGACGCCAAGTTCATCATGTCACTTTCTCCGGGGGACATGCTCCTTGCCGAGTTCCGCGGCTCGGTTCGACCTGTCATCGTCTCGACGCTGGTCTCCACGCAGAAGCGAGTTCACATTGTAGATGCCCGAGATGCCCGGCAATCTGCACAACGTGATGATGAAGGTAAGACCCCCTCGAGTCTCAAGGGTCGAAAGATCATCGTCGATCCAATAGGCCGCATTCGATGGGCCAACGATTGA
- a CDS encoding type II toxin-antitoxin system HicA family toxin — MKVKDAIRLIEQEGWRLHRTRGSHHQFKHPTRPGKVTVPGNLNDDLSPGTWNSIRKQAGLAR, encoded by the coding sequence ATGAAAGTCAAGGATGCGATTCGACTCATCGAGCAGGAGGGCTGGCGGCTGCATCGGACGCGGGGCAGCCATCATCAGTTCAAACACCCGACGCGGCCGGGCAAGGTCACGGTGCCCGGCAACCTGAACGATGATCTGTCGCCGGGGACATGGAACAGCATCCGCAAGCAGGCGGGACTCGCCAGGTGA
- a CDS encoding type II toxin-antitoxin system HicB family antitoxin — MTYAVVIENAGANFSAYVPDLPGCVSTGRTVDETLRNIREAIEFHLEGLLEDGDPIPRPTAIGREVHIQIAA, encoded by the coding sequence TTGACCTATGCCGTCGTGATCGAGAATGCGGGGGCGAACTTCAGCGCCTACGTGCCGGACCTTCCCGGCTGCGTGTCCACCGGCAGGACGGTCGATGAGACCCTGCGGAACATCCGGGAGGCGATCGAGTTCCACCTGGAAGGGCTCCTGGAGGATGGCGACCCGATCCCGAGGCCGACCGCGATCGGACGTGAAGTTCACATTCAGATCGCGGCCTGA
- a CDS encoding ribbon-helix-helix protein, CopG family encodes MARKTAINITIDADLLKRIDDAADKRGDSRSAIIERFCRNEIGQEEEFLHELESPVFRAIYDAMSKRPEIIRAISAVMGEHIDLTAARAKAERLREQTRRGKARQHNKGGEADGVHPKPA; translated from the coding sequence ATGGCCCGAAAGACCGCCATCAACATCACCATCGACGCCGATCTCCTCAAGCGGATCGACGATGCCGCGGACAAGCGCGGCGACTCGCGCTCCGCGATCATCGAGCGGTTCTGCCGCAATGAGATCGGACAGGAGGAGGAGTTCCTCCACGAACTCGAAAGTCCGGTCTTCCGGGCCATCTATGACGCCATGTCGAAGCGTCCCGAGATCATCCGCGCAATCTCGGCGGTGATGGGCGAGCATATCGACCTGACTGCGGCGAGGGCCAAGGCGGAGCGGCTGCGTGAACAGACGCGGCGAGGCAAGGCGAGGCAGCACAACAAGGGCGGCGAAGCGGATGGCGTTCATCCGAAGCCCGCCTGA